A part of Catenulispora sp. MAP5-51 genomic DNA contains:
- a CDS encoding YbaK/EbsC family protein: protein MPTEAVVRTPALDRPDLLAAPVAAALRALPALAPTVEVARIDPELADTEAFCAAYGVLPEESANCVIVAARRGEQTSYAACMVLATTKADVNSLVRKHLGARKASFAPMDTAVELSGMEYGGITPIGLPEDWPVLVDAAVAAAPVAVVGSGIRGSKLWLPGAAIAALPGAQVLEGLGIAR from the coding sequence ATGCCCACCGAAGCCGTAGTCCGCACCCCCGCCCTGGACCGTCCCGACCTGCTCGCCGCGCCGGTCGCGGCCGCGCTGCGTGCGCTGCCCGCGCTGGCGCCGACGGTCGAGGTGGCGCGGATCGATCCGGAACTGGCCGACACCGAGGCCTTCTGCGCCGCGTACGGCGTCCTGCCCGAGGAGTCCGCGAACTGCGTGATCGTGGCGGCCCGCCGGGGCGAGCAGACCTCCTACGCCGCGTGCATGGTCCTGGCGACCACGAAGGCCGACGTCAACTCCCTGGTGCGCAAGCACCTCGGGGCGCGCAAGGCGTCGTTCGCGCCGATGGACACCGCGGTGGAGCTCAGCGGCATGGAGTACGGCGGCATCACGCCGATCGGACTGCCGGAGGACTGGCCGGTCCTGGTCGACGCGGCGGTGGCCGCGGCGCCGGTGGCCGTGGTGGGCTCCGGGATCCGCGGCTCGAAGCTGTGGCTGCCGGGTGCCGCGATCGCCGCGCTGCCCGGTGCGCAGGTCCTCGAAGGGCTCGGCATCGCGCGCTGA
- a CDS encoding MarR family winged helix-turn-helix transcriptional regulator: MTSTPDRAEQLMAAWRAELPEVLGPTTELTKRVLILAGRLDAATRAELPALGLTVAAYDILLALRRAGAPYRLRSNELTQDLLLSTGGTSNVINRLAADGLVHREQDPADGRSTLIRLTPEGVALAERAVRATSAAHEAVFAGLPPEVVEAATAALRAIPAPPPPGAAQPAAARVRRHSTRA, encoded by the coding sequence GTGACCAGCACCCCGGACCGTGCCGAGCAGCTGATGGCCGCCTGGCGCGCCGAACTGCCGGAGGTCCTGGGCCCCACCACCGAACTCACCAAGCGCGTCCTGATCCTGGCCGGCCGCCTGGACGCCGCGACCCGCGCCGAACTCCCGGCCCTGGGGTTGACCGTCGCGGCCTACGACATCCTGCTCGCCCTCCGCCGCGCCGGCGCCCCCTACCGCCTGCGCTCCAACGAGCTCACCCAGGACCTCCTGCTCAGCACCGGCGGCACCAGCAACGTCATCAACCGCCTGGCCGCCGACGGCCTCGTCCACCGGGAGCAGGATCCCGCCGACGGCCGCAGCACCCTGATCCGCCTCACGCCGGAGGGCGTCGCGCTCGCCGAGCGCGCGGTCCGCGCCACCAGCGCGGCCCACGAGGCGGTGTTCGCCGGGCTTCCGCCCGAGGTCGTCGAGGCCGCGACGGCGGCCCTGCGCGCGATCCCGGCCCCGCCGCCGCCCGGCGCGGCCCAGCCGGCGGCCGCTCGCGTGCGCCGGCACAGCACGCGGGCCTAG
- a CDS encoding TetR/AcrR family transcriptional regulator produces MSQARARVLETATRLFYAEGIHTVGVDRVIAEAGVAKATFYHHFKSKEDLVLAYLTTEYERQRAMLAAVPGGGVEHIEAILAKLAEVSAGPGFRGCPFLNAAAEFSDPGHPVRHVVDDYRAWYRGLMRDALVAAGRPDPDRKADLLLLVRDGITVAGGLGDQDAVRAGVETALAVV; encoded by the coding sequence GTGAGTCAAGCCCGCGCCCGCGTCCTGGAAACCGCCACCCGGCTCTTCTACGCCGAGGGCATCCACACGGTCGGCGTCGACCGGGTGATCGCCGAGGCCGGCGTCGCGAAGGCGACCTTCTACCACCACTTCAAGTCCAAGGAAGACCTGGTCCTGGCCTACCTGACGACCGAGTACGAGCGTCAGCGGGCCATGCTGGCCGCCGTCCCCGGCGGCGGCGTCGAGCACATCGAGGCGATCCTGGCCAAGCTGGCCGAGGTGAGCGCCGGCCCCGGGTTCCGCGGCTGCCCGTTCCTGAACGCGGCCGCCGAGTTCTCCGACCCCGGCCACCCGGTGCGGCACGTCGTCGACGACTACCGCGCCTGGTACCGCGGCCTGATGCGCGACGCCCTCGTCGCGGCCGGCCGCCCCGACCCCGACCGGAAGGCCGACCTGCTCCTGCTGGTGCGCGACGGCATCACCGTGGCCGGCGGCCTGGGGGACCAGGACGCCGTGCGGGCCGGTGTGGAGACCGCGCTCGCTGTGGTCTGA
- a CDS encoding TetR/AcrR family transcriptional regulator produces MDPETLWSERRHHRGRPPAHTREAVVATAVGVADAEGLSALTMRGVAAALGSGTMSLYTYVSERDALLELMIDAVTGEQPLPPPTGDWRADLAAFAREQRALMHRHPWLPVALTGRRTLGPNTLRALDHALALLAPSGLSPRAGTEAFALVSGFVASHVGYEVAQQQALGTTGDVREFAASNARYLAAAVASGAYPRLAEAMAESGAEPPDADETFERMLARVISGLG; encoded by the coding sequence GTGGATCCCGAAACGCTGTGGTCCGAGCGCCGCCACCACCGGGGTCGGCCGCCGGCGCACACCCGGGAGGCGGTGGTCGCCACCGCCGTCGGCGTGGCGGACGCCGAAGGCCTGTCGGCGCTGACCATGCGCGGCGTGGCCGCCGCGCTCGGCTCGGGCACGATGTCGCTCTACACGTACGTGTCCGAACGCGACGCGCTCCTGGAGCTGATGATCGACGCCGTGACGGGCGAGCAGCCGCTGCCGCCGCCGACCGGCGACTGGCGCGCGGACCTGGCCGCCTTCGCCCGGGAACAGCGGGCGCTGATGCACCGCCACCCCTGGCTGCCGGTCGCCCTCACCGGCCGCCGCACGCTGGGGCCGAACACCCTGCGGGCCCTGGACCACGCGCTGGCCCTGCTCGCCCCCTCGGGCCTGTCGCCGCGGGCGGGCACCGAGGCCTTCGCCCTGGTCAGCGGGTTCGTGGCGAGCCACGTCGGCTACGAGGTGGCGCAGCAGCAGGCGCTCGGCACGACCGGCGACGTGCGCGAGTTCGCCGCGTCCAACGCGCGCTATCTGGCCGCCGCCGTCGCGTCGGGCGCCTATCCCCGCCTGGCGGAGGCGATGGCCGAGAGCGGGGCGGAACCGCCGGACGCCGACGAGACCTTCGAGCGGATGCTCGCCCGGGTGATCAGCGGACTGGGATAG
- a CDS encoding DUF6542 domain-containing protein, which yields MAGLDERWRAGLTALVAVGIPVAAGVAAGMRGDGDGHIFQAGAVLGACVATVMATRRGLWWLVPAQPMIVVPSAVLGMLLAEPAGTSRTKMGTDTVSALHHAFVITLVALGAVLVVAGLKAVAGRGGEPKPAGAQRG from the coding sequence ATGGCGGGGCTCGACGAGCGGTGGAGGGCAGGGCTGACAGCCCTGGTGGCGGTGGGCATACCGGTCGCGGCAGGCGTCGCGGCGGGGATGCGCGGCGACGGGGACGGCCACATCTTCCAGGCCGGCGCGGTTCTCGGCGCGTGTGTCGCGACCGTGATGGCGACCCGTCGCGGGCTGTGGTGGCTGGTGCCGGCGCAGCCGATGATCGTGGTCCCCTCAGCTGTCCTGGGGATGCTGCTGGCCGAACCGGCCGGCACCAGCCGGACGAAGATGGGCACTGACACCGTGAGCGCGCTGCACCATGCCTTCGTCATCACGCTCGTGGCGCTGGGAGCCGTGCTGGTCGTGGCCGGTCTCAAGGCCGTGGCCGGCCGGGGCGGCGAGCCCAAGCCGGCGGGGGCGCAGCGTGGCTGA
- a CDS encoding cupin domain-containing protein, whose amino-acid sequence MDTLSDLLRRGGAGDAQVRQLIQRPPWSMTYAEAPPLTLFATLGGHAALRLDDVPSTPPAHLRTGDIALVAHSTRHTISDDLATPPQVVISGGRKQFLGDPDKHAELAANLAPRTWGDGLPGATTVLRGMFQLRGEAGRRLLAILPPLVVIPAGPRTGAALDLLASEAARDEPGQEAVLHRSLDLVLVLAMRSWCAGFGPADPSWYSALADPSIGTALDHLHTDPARRWTVADLAATAGLSRAAFAARFTELVGQPPMAYLAGWRMALAADLLREDAGTTVAAAAQAVGYQDAFAFSVAFKRAKGMSPSQWGRAGADASVASDAPLSATPRTR is encoded by the coding sequence AGGCCCCGCCGCTCACGCTGTTCGCCACCCTCGGCGGGCACGCGGCGCTGCGGCTGGACGACGTGCCCTCGACACCGCCGGCCCACCTCCGCACCGGGGACATCGCGCTGGTCGCGCACAGCACGCGGCACACGATCTCCGACGATCTGGCGACCCCGCCGCAGGTGGTGATCAGCGGCGGCCGCAAACAGTTCCTCGGCGATCCGGACAAGCACGCCGAGCTGGCGGCGAACCTGGCGCCGCGCACCTGGGGCGACGGCCTGCCCGGCGCGACCACCGTCCTGCGCGGCATGTTCCAGCTCCGCGGCGAGGCCGGCCGGCGGCTGCTGGCGATCCTCCCGCCGCTGGTCGTCATCCCGGCCGGTCCGCGCACCGGCGCGGCCTTGGACCTGCTGGCCTCCGAGGCCGCGCGCGACGAACCCGGCCAGGAGGCCGTCCTGCACCGCTCGCTGGACCTGGTGCTGGTCCTGGCGATGCGGTCGTGGTGCGCGGGCTTCGGCCCGGCCGACCCGTCCTGGTACAGCGCCCTCGCCGACCCCTCGATCGGCACCGCCCTGGACCACCTGCACACCGATCCGGCGCGGCGCTGGACGGTCGCCGACCTCGCAGCCACCGCCGGCCTGTCCAGGGCCGCCTTCGCGGCCCGCTTCACCGAGCTGGTCGGGCAGCCGCCGATGGCCTACCTGGCCGGCTGGCGCATGGCGCTGGCCGCCGACCTGCTGCGCGAGGACGCCGGGACGACGGTCGCGGCCGCCGCGCAGGCGGTCGGGTATCAGGACGCGTTCGCGTTCAGCGTGGCCTTCAAGCGGGCGAAGGGGATGAGCCCTTCGCAGTGGGGACGCGCGGGCGCCGACGCATCCGTCGCATCCGACGCACCGCTCAGCGCGACCCCGCGTACAAGGTAG
- a CDS encoding organic hydroperoxide resistance protein → MKPIYTAVATSVGREGRSFTDDGKLDLNMSFPESLGGNGQGTNPEQLFAAGYSACFASAMQLVAKQQGLDVSEASVTAEVTLNSLDGGAFGLSVVLRAELPEALHGEKGQALLEATHQVCPYSNATRGNIPVEIVVE, encoded by the coding sequence ATGAAGCCCATCTACACCGCCGTCGCCACCTCCGTCGGCCGCGAAGGCCGCTCGTTCACCGACGACGGCAAGCTCGACCTGAACATGTCGTTCCCGGAGTCGCTGGGCGGCAACGGCCAGGGCACCAACCCCGAGCAGCTGTTCGCCGCCGGCTACTCGGCGTGCTTCGCCAGCGCCATGCAGCTGGTCGCCAAGCAGCAGGGGCTGGACGTCTCCGAGGCGTCGGTGACCGCCGAGGTCACGCTGAACTCCCTGGACGGCGGCGCCTTCGGCCTGTCGGTGGTGCTGCGCGCCGAGCTCCCGGAGGCGCTGCACGGCGAGAAGGGCCAGGCCCTGCTCGAGGCCACGCACCAGGTCTGCCCGTACTCCAACGCCACGCGCGGCAACATCCCGGTCGAGATCGTCGTCGAGTAA
- a CDS encoding MFS transporter yields MSHSDTTTTLRPGESAASGRWPLRLWGALIVLCGALFLDALDTSMVGVALPSIRESLNLSTSSLQWVVSGYVLGYGGFLLLGGRAADLLGRRRVFLTALAVFAVASLLSGLVDDGSLLIATRFVKGISAAFTAPAGLSIITTTFAEGPDRNRALSIYTTCGAAGFSLGLVLSGLLTEVGWRWTLLVPAPVAALILAVGAKLIHRDQPVAREQRGGYDILGAVTSTGSVLLLVFGIVRAPQVGWLAPVTIGTFLGAAALAAGFVATELRVANPLVRLGVLRSPSLIRALIGGGLMFGGYASFQFVVTQYLQTLSKWSALHTALAFLPAGLIVLVASFKIADVLNKYGTARVGVAGFAALSLGYLQFLRIGQTPSWWVILPSIVLLGLGFGMAFPAINVQAASGIADEEQGLVSGLLNTALQVGITVVLAASTAIIAANGGNAAQTNAQVLSSYRPVLVFVAVATVGGLLILAGGLLRGRRTPVETTLAEELEDELDVLVLREKDMMVG; encoded by the coding sequence ATGAGCCACAGCGACACCACAACAACCCTGCGTCCCGGCGAGTCCGCCGCGTCGGGACGCTGGCCGCTCCGCTTGTGGGGCGCCCTGATAGTCCTGTGCGGCGCCCTGTTCCTCGACGCGCTCGACACCTCGATGGTCGGCGTGGCGCTGCCGTCGATCCGTGAATCCCTGAACCTGTCCACCTCGTCGTTGCAGTGGGTCGTCAGCGGTTACGTCCTCGGCTACGGCGGATTCCTGCTGCTCGGCGGACGTGCGGCGGACCTGCTCGGCCGGCGCCGGGTGTTCCTGACCGCGCTGGCGGTCTTCGCGGTGGCCTCGCTGCTGTCCGGCCTGGTCGACGACGGCAGCCTGCTGATCGCGACCCGGTTCGTGAAGGGGATCAGCGCGGCCTTCACCGCCCCCGCGGGCCTGTCCATCATCACCACCACGTTCGCCGAGGGGCCGGACCGCAACCGGGCCCTGAGCATCTACACCACCTGCGGCGCCGCCGGGTTCTCGCTCGGCCTGGTGCTCTCCGGCCTGCTCACCGAGGTCGGCTGGCGCTGGACGCTGCTGGTGCCGGCGCCGGTGGCGGCGCTGATCCTGGCCGTCGGCGCCAAGCTGATCCACCGCGACCAGCCGGTCGCCCGGGAGCAGCGCGGCGGGTACGACATCCTGGGCGCGGTGACCAGCACCGGCTCGGTGCTGCTGCTGGTCTTCGGCATCGTGCGGGCCCCGCAGGTCGGCTGGCTCGCGCCGGTCACGATCGGGACCTTCCTGGGCGCGGCCGCGCTGGCGGCGGGCTTCGTCGCGACCGAGCTGCGGGTGGCCAACCCGCTGGTGCGCCTGGGCGTGCTGCGCTCGCCGTCGCTGATCCGGGCGCTGATCGGCGGCGGCCTGATGTTCGGCGGGTACGCCTCGTTCCAGTTCGTGGTGACGCAGTACCTGCAGACGCTTTCCAAGTGGAGCGCGCTGCACACCGCCCTGGCGTTCCTGCCGGCCGGCCTGATCGTCCTGGTCGCCAGCTTCAAGATCGCCGACGTCCTCAACAAGTACGGCACGGCCCGGGTCGGCGTCGCCGGCTTCGCCGCCCTGTCGCTGGGCTACCTGCAGTTCCTGCGCATCGGCCAGACCCCGAGCTGGTGGGTGATCCTGCCCTCGATCGTGCTGCTGGGCCTGGGCTTCGGGATGGCCTTCCCGGCGATCAACGTGCAGGCCGCCTCCGGCATCGCCGACGAGGAGCAGGGCCTGGTCTCCGGACTGCTGAACACGGCCCTGCAGGTCGGCATCACCGTGGTGCTGGCCGCCTCGACCGCGATCATCGCCGCCAACGGCGGCAACGCCGCCCAGACCAACGCGCAGGTGCTCTCCAGCTACCGGCCGGTCCTGGTGTTCGTGGCCGTGGCCACGGTCGGCGGACTGCTGATCCTGGCCGGCGGGCTGCTGCGCGGCCGCCGCACCCCGGTGGAGACGACCCTCGCCGAGGAACTCGAAGACGAGCTCGACGTCCTGGTCCTGCGGGAGAAGGACATGATGGTCGGCTGA
- a CDS encoding CocE/NonD family hydrolase, which translates to MKLPLSTRIARRTLGGLPAPRFAVSYEPRLPVPMADGVELLTDHYFPASPGPQDFPTLLVRSPYGRGFPWAALYGAAFAEQGFHVLIQSARGTAGSGGVFQPWRDDGPDGRATLGWLRRQSWFDGRLGLVGPSAMAYAQWALAADPPPELRAMVVHVPLHNPHGFFHRNGVFALEDALIATTAVQTQHLGPRRFLGATLRLATAMKRIVRAESPIEAYARAMGRSPAFLTGAAAHPDPGDGYWQGTDLRDAADGLPVPTLVVSGWTDVALDQALQQYGRLPAGHRSLLIGPWTHTTAFQRGVATVFAESLTWLRGHLADPVPPKEQVRVALGGTGEWRDLSAWPPAAVPVSWYPHPDGGLVRQSPPPDTAAGTVRFDPADPTPSIGGNGLGQKAGVRDNAAVEQRDDVLVFTGAPLTEAVEVIGTVAAEMLVDPGIGADSATLFVRLCDVDERGRSWNVCDGITRIVADTSRRPVAVTVAMSSTAHRFLPGHRIRVQISGGAHPRFAAAREAFHIEVRSGSAIVLPVV; encoded by the coding sequence ATGAAACTGCCGCTCAGCACCCGCATCGCGCGCCGAACCCTCGGCGGGCTGCCCGCGCCGCGGTTCGCCGTGTCCTACGAACCCCGCCTGCCGGTGCCGATGGCCGACGGCGTGGAACTGCTGACCGACCACTACTTCCCGGCAAGCCCCGGGCCGCAGGACTTCCCGACCCTGCTCGTGCGCTCGCCGTACGGCCGCGGCTTCCCCTGGGCCGCGCTGTACGGCGCCGCCTTCGCCGAGCAGGGATTCCATGTCCTGATCCAGAGCGCCCGGGGCACCGCCGGCTCGGGCGGGGTCTTCCAGCCCTGGCGCGACGACGGTCCCGACGGCCGCGCGACGCTCGGCTGGCTGCGCCGACAGTCCTGGTTCGACGGCCGGCTCGGCCTGGTCGGGCCCAGCGCGATGGCCTACGCGCAGTGGGCGCTGGCCGCGGATCCGCCGCCGGAGCTGCGGGCGATGGTCGTGCACGTCCCGCTCCACAACCCGCACGGCTTCTTCCACCGGAACGGCGTGTTCGCCCTCGAGGACGCGCTGATCGCGACCACGGCGGTCCAGACCCAGCACCTCGGGCCGCGCCGGTTCCTCGGCGCGACGCTGCGGCTGGCCACGGCGATGAAGCGGATCGTCCGGGCCGAGTCGCCGATCGAGGCGTACGCCCGGGCCATGGGCCGCAGCCCCGCATTCCTGACCGGCGCCGCGGCCCATCCCGATCCCGGTGACGGCTACTGGCAGGGCACGGATCTGCGGGACGCGGCCGACGGCCTCCCGGTCCCGACGCTGGTGGTCAGCGGCTGGACCGATGTGGCCCTGGACCAGGCGCTCCAGCAGTACGGCCGGCTGCCCGCCGGGCACCGGTCGCTGCTGATCGGGCCCTGGACCCACACCACGGCGTTCCAGCGAGGCGTCGCCACGGTCTTCGCCGAGTCTCTGACCTGGCTGCGCGGGCACCTCGCCGATCCCGTGCCGCCGAAAGAGCAGGTGCGGGTGGCTCTCGGCGGCACCGGCGAGTGGCGTGACCTGTCGGCCTGGCCGCCGGCAGCCGTTCCGGTCTCCTGGTATCCGCATCCTGACGGCGGCCTGGTCCGGCAGTCGCCTCCGCCGGACACGGCAGCCGGGACTGTGCGATTCGACCCTGCCGATCCGACGCCGTCGATCGGCGGGAACGGCCTCGGCCAGAAGGCCGGCGTCCGCGACAACGCGGCGGTGGAGCAGCGCGACGACGTCCTCGTCTTCACCGGCGCGCCGCTGACCGAAGCAGTCGAGGTGATCGGGACGGTAGCCGCCGAGATGCTGGTTGATCCCGGTATCGGAGCGGATTCCGCGACGCTGTTCGTCCGGCTCTGCGACGTCGACGAACGCGGCCGCTCCTGGAATGTGTGCGACGGCATCACGCGAATCGTCGCCGACACCTCACGGCGGCCGGTCGCGGTCACCGTCGCGATGTCCTCAACGGCCCACCGCTTCCTGCCCGGACACCGAATACGCGTCCAGATCAGCGGCGGGGCCCACCCGCGCTTCGCCGCCGCCCGGGAGGCCTTCCATATCGAGGTCCGTTCCGGCTCCGCGATCGTGCTCCCCGTGGTCTGA
- a CDS encoding ArsR/SmtB family transcription factor has translation MPQTPPEPVGGPDGDRSTVFRVLANPLRRRMLAYLQQHREANSTSLAKALGESTGTTSYHLRKLAELRFVEEIPERSAGRERWWRALPISVEAPDPATMDPAEFAALADRVKAQAKHDIDLYYRMLTQYEGPEGWAQAYRGGFWMGKEELAGFLREYNELQWKYGHADQREAPEGARMMALRMFVVPEPPEDPPAV, from the coding sequence GTGCCCCAAACCCCTCCCGAACCGGTCGGCGGCCCGGACGGCGACCGGTCCACCGTCTTCCGCGTGTTGGCCAATCCGCTGCGCCGCCGGATGCTCGCGTACCTGCAGCAGCACCGGGAGGCCAACTCCACGAGCCTGGCCAAGGCCCTCGGCGAGAGCACCGGTACCACCAGCTACCACCTGCGCAAGCTCGCCGAGCTGCGGTTCGTCGAGGAGATCCCGGAGCGCTCCGCCGGCCGCGAGCGCTGGTGGCGGGCGCTGCCGATCTCGGTGGAGGCGCCGGATCCGGCCACGATGGACCCCGCCGAGTTCGCCGCGCTCGCCGATCGGGTGAAGGCGCAGGCGAAGCACGACATCGACCTCTACTACCGGATGCTCACGCAGTACGAGGGACCCGAAGGGTGGGCTCAGGCGTATCGCGGCGGGTTCTGGATGGGCAAGGAAGAACTAGCCGGGTTCCTGCGCGAGTACAACGAGCTGCAGTGGAAGTACGGGCACGCCGATCAGCGCGAGGCGCCGGAGGGCGCGCGGATGATGGCCTTGCGGATGTTCGTCGTCCCGGAACCGCCGGAGGATCCGCCGGCCGTGTGA
- a CDS encoding MarR family winged helix-turn-helix transcriptional regulator gives MESESLLEQNLVEQWRELVARKTRVWNALELELDRRHSLSASEFEVLDTLSEYDCADPPRVQELAAHVPITQSALSRMIGRLETQNLVTRTLCHADRRGVFVVLTDEGMQRLAEARPTHRAVLAAELNAPMAAGLQTADVASADAVLVESGMHGA, from the coding sequence ATGGAGTCCGAGTCCCTCCTTGAGCAAAACCTCGTCGAACAGTGGCGAGAGCTCGTCGCGCGCAAGACCCGCGTGTGGAACGCCTTGGAGCTGGAGCTCGACCGACGGCACAGCCTGTCGGCCAGCGAGTTCGAGGTGCTGGACACACTGTCGGAGTACGACTGCGCCGACCCCCCGCGCGTGCAGGAACTGGCCGCGCACGTCCCGATCACGCAGAGCGCGCTGTCCCGCATGATCGGCCGCCTGGAGACGCAGAACCTGGTCACCCGCACCCTGTGCCACGCCGACCGGCGCGGCGTCTTCGTGGTGCTGACCGACGAGGGCATGCAGCGCCTGGCCGAGGCCCGCCCCACGCACCGCGCGGTGCTGGCCGCGGAGCTGAACGCGCCGATGGCGGCGGGCCTGCAGACCGCGGACGTGGCGAGTGCCGACGCGGTGCTGGTCGAGAGCGGGATGCACGGGGCCTAG
- a CDS encoding amidohydrolase family protein, with product MSASRLLVSGIAWLIDFDDADSADTAGSTDSAVSVPSAAPTVRSGVDLLIEDGRVVEVSVGLCAGTAGADGADGADEGIEVIDASRHVVLPGFVDTHRHLWLTALRALTTETDLGGYLELVAGRIGPRFTPEDLRASTYFGALECLDAGVTTVQDFAHAMRSPDHADAAVAALEASGIRAVFGYGFPVFGTSRDLADIRRVRERYFASDAGLLSMALAPMGPSYSPIEAVREDWRLARELDIPIAVHVGAGPVAERPIETLEREGLLAPGTVYVHGNSLPDEELRLIASSGGSVAIAPAVEAQMGHGAPMIGRLRAVGVGHGLGVDVVTATAGDMFTLMRAALVTGYLGEGSRPGPADVLRAATLGGAEILGLADRVGSLRPGKRADLVLLRADAPNLVPLHHDPVGTVVSSAHAGNVDTVVVDGRVVKRDGILLSDGVPGAREALLDVASRIVR from the coding sequence ATGAGTGCTTCTCGCCTGCTCGTCTCGGGCATCGCCTGGCTCATCGACTTCGACGACGCGGACTCGGCGGACACTGCGGGTTCGACGGACTCAGCCGTCTCGGTGCCCTCGGCCGCGCCGACCGTGCGCTCCGGCGTCGACCTGCTGATCGAGGACGGCCGCGTCGTCGAGGTCAGCGTCGGCCTGTGCGCCGGGACTGCCGGCGCCGACGGGGCCGACGGGGCCGACGAGGGCATCGAGGTCATCGACGCTTCGCGGCACGTGGTCCTGCCCGGCTTCGTCGACACCCACCGCCACCTGTGGCTGACCGCGCTCCGCGCCCTGACCACCGAGACCGATCTCGGCGGCTACCTGGAGCTGGTCGCGGGCCGGATCGGACCCCGGTTCACGCCGGAAGACCTCCGAGCGAGCACGTACTTCGGCGCGCTCGAATGCCTCGACGCCGGGGTCACCACGGTGCAGGACTTCGCCCACGCGATGCGCTCCCCCGACCATGCCGACGCCGCGGTCGCCGCGCTGGAGGCCTCCGGGATCCGCGCGGTGTTCGGCTACGGCTTCCCGGTCTTCGGCACCTCGCGCGACCTCGCCGACATCCGCCGCGTTCGGGAGCGCTACTTCGCTTCGGACGCCGGACTGCTGAGCATGGCCCTGGCGCCGATGGGCCCTTCGTACTCGCCGATCGAGGCGGTGCGGGAGGACTGGCGGCTGGCGCGCGAGCTGGACATCCCGATCGCGGTGCACGTGGGCGCCGGTCCGGTGGCCGAGCGCCCGATCGAGACGCTGGAGCGTGAGGGGCTGCTCGCTCCCGGCACGGTCTACGTCCACGGCAACTCGTTGCCGGACGAGGAACTGCGGCTGATCGCCTCGTCGGGCGGATCGGTCGCCATCGCCCCGGCGGTCGAGGCGCAGATGGGCCACGGTGCGCCGATGATCGGCCGGCTCCGGGCAGTCGGGGTCGGCCACGGGCTCGGCGTCGACGTGGTCACGGCCACCGCCGGCGACATGTTCACGCTGATGCGCGCCGCGTTGGTCACCGGCTACCTGGGGGAGGGCTCACGCCCCGGGCCGGCCGACGTGCTCCGTGCCGCGACCCTCGGCGGGGCCGAGATCCTCGGCCTGGCCGACCGGGTCGGCTCGCTCCGTCCCGGCAAGCGCGCCGACCTCGTGCTGCTCCGCGCCGACGCGCCGAACCTGGTGCCGCTGCACCACGACCCGGTCGGTACGGTCGTCTCGTCGGCGCACGCAGGTAACGTCGACACGGTCGTCGTGGACGGCCGGGTGGTGAAGCGGGACGGGATACTGCTCTCGGACGGGGTGCCGGGGGCGCGTGAGGCACTGCTGGATGTCGCGAGCCGTATCGTCCGCTGA